Proteins from a single region of Nerophis ophidion isolate RoL-2023_Sa linkage group LG08, RoL_Noph_v1.0, whole genome shotgun sequence:
- the LOC133557125 gene encoding cAMP-regulated phosphoprotein 19-like, producing MDDKVASTEKAEEAKIKVMHPNLGARPGGSDFLRKRLQKGLKYFDSGDYNMAKAKMKNKHLPSAPTEKAQITGGHIPTPQDLPQRKTSIVTSKLAER from the coding sequence ATGGATGACAAAGTTGCCAGTACAGAGAAAGCAGAAGAAGCCAAGATAAAGGTCATGCATCCCAATCTTGGAGCTAGACCGGGAGGTTCAGATTTTCTGAGAAAACGACTTCAGAAAGGGCTAAAGTATTTTGATTCTGGCGATTACAACATGGCCAAggccaaaatgaagaataaacACTTGCCATCAGCCCCAACAGAGAAGGCTCAGATCACAGGTGGTCACATCCCGACACCTCAGGACCTGCCTCAGAGAAAGACCTCTATTGTGACAAGCAAACTGGCTGAAAGATGA